A single window of Papio anubis isolate 15944 chromosome 8, Panubis1.0, whole genome shotgun sequence DNA harbors:
- the LOC116276312 gene encoding uncharacterized protein LOC116276312 — translation MANLRHPTWRMESSPSSPRGADACPEAVLFILLRGAAAPRFEPRPGRGPREGRSKDLRIGSLAVLPGLCQGDLRPAACGAAGLGVQGEFWARFVSQRYLSLPNLGQRINFSCSQFTDVSIGVLPTCIPLEAAAFPEAWGAFLWATRLGFRDYRPLSSMRKKECSGWSNGFLRLHSKTVKSQVWTSPLHAQCSSPTSCVMYPNCLQESLQESQFQDSHRVAAQPSRPAPQDTWLGGAHQNLYLEMNC, via the exons ATGGCGAATCTGCGGCATCCAACATGGCGGATGGAGTCTTCGCCCTCCTCCCCACGGGGCGCAGACGCCTGC CCGGAGGCCGTGCTTTTTATCCTGCTCCGCGGAGCCGCTGCGCCTCGTTTTGAGCCACGCCCAGGGAGGGGCCCTCGGGAGGGCCGGAGCAAGGATCTCCGGATTGGGAGTCTGGCGGTCTTGCCCGGCCTTTGCCAGGGCGACCTTAGACCCGCGGCATGTGGAGCTGCTGGGCTGGGCGTGCAAGGAGAGTTCTGGGCACGCTTCGTGTCGCAGCGCTACCTCTCACTACCTAATTTGGGGCAGCGAATTAACTTTTCTTGCTCTCAGTTTACTGATGTGTCCATCGGAGTGCTCCCAACCTGCATCCCACTGGAAGCTGCGGCGTTTCCTGAAGCGTGGGGTGCTTTCCTTTGGGCCACCCGGCTGGGTTTTAGGGACTACAGACCACTGAGCAGC atgagaaaaaagGAATGTTCAGGGTGGTCAAATGGCTTTCTGAGATTACACAGCAAAACAGTGAAGAGCCAGGTGTGGACCTCCCCTCTCCATGCCCAGTGTTCCTCCCCCACCTCATGCGTCATGTACCCAAACTGCCTCCAAGAGAGCCTCCAAGAGAGCCAGTTTCAAGACAGCCACAGAGTCGCTGCACAGCCATCACGTCCTGCACCACAAGATACGTGGCTAGGTGGGGCCCATCAGaatctttatttggaaatgaacTGCTGA